The Atribacterota bacterium genome contains the following window.
TTACTTAAAACATAATAGTCATTATTATTATCATTATTTTTTACTTCTTTTCACACCAACAGTTTTTCTAGGGCCTTTCCTGGTCCTTGCATTAGTACTTGTTCTTTGCCCTCTTACTGGTAGCCCCTTTTTATGCCTTAATCCACGATAAGAACCAATCTCCATTAGTCGTTTAATATCAGCAGTCTGTTGACTTCGTAGTTCTCCCTCGACTTTAATATTTTTACCAATAACATCTCTAATTTTGGCAATTTCATCATCCTTTAAATCCTTAACCTTAGTTTGGTTGTTTACTCCAGCCTCTGCTAATATTTTACGAGATAAGGTAAAACCTATACCATAGATATAAGTTAAAGCAGTTTCAATATTTTTATTTTTTGGTAAATCGACGCCACTAATTCTAGCCATGAGGATTTGCTCCTTCCTAATTTATTTTCCTTGTTTTTGTTTATGTTTTGGATTATTGCATATCACCATTATTTTGCCATTTCTTCTAATTAACTTACATTTCTCACATATTTTCTTCACTGAAGCCCTGACTTTCATTTGCTTTATTCCTCTCTATAATAGTACCTATCTATAATGATATGAATTAATTAATAAATTCTAAACAAATAAAGAATTTTTAAATATAAATTTTAATTATTTAAAAAATCATTTTTAAATTAATTATCTTACAAACGGTATACAATCCTACCGCGACTTAAATCATATGGGGATATTTCGACTTTCACTTTATCTCCAGGCAATATACGAATAAAATTCATTCTAATTTTTCCCGATATATGGGCTAAAATTTCACATCCATTTTCTAACTCAACTTTAAAAGTAGCATTTGGTAAAGCCTGAGTTACTCGTCCTTTCATTTCCACATATTTTTCTTTGCCCATTTTATTCTCCTAATTAAAAATAAAAAGAAAATATTTTAATAAAAACATCACAATTTAATTTAAATTTGTCAATATATCATTTCCTTCTTCATATATTACAATAGTATGTTCAAAGTGTGCTGATAGACTACCATCAGCAGTCTTTACAGTCCATCCATCACTGTTACAAATTGTTCGGTAATCTCCTTGATTTAGCATAGGTTCAATGGCTATTACCATTCCTTTCTCCAATTTTAATCCTGTTTTTGCCTTTCCATAATTGGGAATTTGTGGATCTTCATGAACCTTTAATCCAACTCCATGACCTACATACTCCCTTACTACAGAAAAACCATTTTTCTCGGCAATTAATTGAATAGTGTATGAAATATCTCCGATAAAATTTCCTTTAATTGCCTGTTTAATTCCTGCTGATAAACAATCTTTTGTTGTTTTGATTAAGTTTTTTGCCACATTACTTATCTCGCCAACTCCAAATGTTGCTGCGATATCACCAAAATATCCATGAAGATTAGTACCAATATCAATACTTACAATATCACCTTCTTTTAAAATCTTATCTCCAGGTATTCCATGAACAATCTCGTCATTTATGGAAATACATATTGAAGAAGGAAACTCTTGTCCTTTAGGGCCATACCCTTTAAAAGACGGAATCCCACCATGTTTCTTGATAAATGTTTCTGCCATCTGATCTAATTGTATTGTTTTTAAACCGGGTTTTATTCTATTGGCGACATATTTTAAGGTATTTGCTGTCAGTTGACAACTTTTCTTTATTTCTTCAATTTCTTTATTAGTCTTTATGATTACCATTATTCACTATTTCCTGCTACAACATCTAATTTAATAAGTCTATTCCATAAATCTTTAAATCTATCTTCTACATCCTGGTCAGCATTTATTCTTGTTAAAATATCTTTTTCCTGATAATAACTAACCAAGGGAAAGGTTTCTTGATTATAAATTTCTAATCTATTTTTTATAGTTTCTTCTTTATCGTCATTTCTTTGAATTAATTTTCCTCCACATTTATTACAGATGTCAGTAATATCAGGAGGATCATAATTAAGATTATAAATTGTTCCACATTTGATACAGACTCTTCTACCAGCTAATCTATTAATTATAGTATGGTAAGAAGTCTGAAAATAAAAAACTTGATCAATACTTATGCCTAATCTTCTAAAAACTAAATCAAGTTTATTTGCTTGCTTGATTGTTCTGGGAAATCCATCAAATATAAATCCTTTTTCACAGTCATCAGCCTTAATTCTGTCTTCTACTATTTTTATAACATATTCATCTGGAACTAATTTTCCTGAAATAACATAATTCTTTACTTTCTTTCCTAAATTAGATTTTTGTTCAATTGCATTTCTTAAGATATCACCAGTAGCAATTATTGGAATAGCAACACGTTTATTTATTTCACTGGCAATGGTACCTTTTCCTGCACCAGGTGGGCCTAATAATATAATTATCATTTATCATATCCTATTTAAATATTAATTAATTGTATGCTATTTCTTTATAAATCCTTCGTAATGTCTCATTAACATATGGGACTCTATTTGCTGAACTACTTCCAAAGCAACTCCAACCATAATAAGAACAGAAGTACCTCCAAAATAAATAGTAGTAATTCCAGTAACTTCAATTAAAATATTTGGTAAAATCGCTATTATGGCTAAGAAGATGGCACCGCTCAAGGTAATTCTGGTCATTATATTATCTATATACATTGCAGTAGCCTTACCGGGTCTTCTTCCGGGAATAAAACCACCATATTTTTTCATATTATCTGAAAGATTTTGCGGATTAAAGGTTATTGCTGTGTAAAAAAAAGTAAATACAATTATTAATATAGCATACAAACTAAGGTATAATGATGTTCCAGGCGAAAGAGCCTGAGCAACCTTTTGCATAAATGCAGATTTCTGAAAAAATTGAGCAATAGTACCTGGAAATATCAAAATGGCAGAAGCAAATATTATCGGAATTACCCCGGCTTGGTTCACTCGTAAAGGAATGTGGGTACCCTGACCTCCATATAATCTTCTACCAATAACTCTTTTAGCATATTGCACTGGTATACGTCTTTGTCCCAGCTGTATAGCAACTACACCCGCAATAACTAATACCACTACTACCAACAATCCGATTATAGAGATAATTCCAACCTCTCCTACTCTAACCAAACTCCAAGTTTGAATAATTTCAGTGGGTATTCTAGCTACTATACCTGTAAAGATAATAATTGAAATGCCATTACCTATACCATAATCACTTATTTGTTCACCTAACCACATTAAAAAACAGGTTCCGGCAGTTAGACTAAAAACTATTAATATTCGAAATAACATCCCAGTTATCATTAGAACCTGTAAACTTTCTAACCATGCACTTATCCCTACTGCTTGTATAAGACCTAGCAAAACTGTTCCATATCTCGTTATACGATTTATTTTATTTCTACCTTCTTCTCCTTCTTTGGACCACTGTTCAAAGAGAGGAACCACTGATTGTAATAAAGACATTATAATGGAAGCATTAATATATGGCATAATTCCGAGTGCGAATAGAGAAAATCTACTCAAGGCGCCACCAGCAAAAAGATCAAAGAATCCAAGAATACCACCCTGGGCAAATAAACTTGCTAAAGCTTGTTTATCAATTCCTGGCAGTGGTATATGACTTCCTAACCTTACTACTATTAGCATTGCCATAGTAAATAATAAACGACTTTTCAGGTCAGGTATTTTAAATAAACTCCTCAGTTGATCCAGCACTTATATCACCTCTACTTTTCCGCCTGCTGCTTCTATTTTATTTATTGCTTCTTTGCTAAATTTATGAGCTTTAACAATTAAATTTTTTTTGATTTCACCTTTACTTAATATTTTTATTCCATTTCTTACTTTTTTTACCATTCCATCAAGTATCAATCTTTCAGGTGTAATGATTTCACCATCATTAAATTTATTTAATTGTTCCGTGTTAATAATTGCATATTTTTTAGCAAAAACATTACGGAAACCACGTTTTGGTACTCTCCTACTTAGCGGCATTTGACCACCTTCAAAATACCATCTTCTTTTTGAACCAGAACGGCTATGCTGTCCTTTTGTTCCCCTGCCAGCGGTAGTACCATGACCGGATGAATTTCCCCTTCCTATCCTTTTTTTTGATTTTACTGATCCAGCATTTGGTTTTAATTCATGTATTTCCATAGTAAACTTCTCCTTAGTTACAACTAACTAAATATTTTTTCAACAGGAATTCCTCTTAACTTAGCAACTTCTCTAGCATTTTTTAAACTTAACAAAGCATTCATAGTAGCCTTAACAACATTTAAATTATTATCACTTCCTAATGATTTAGTGAGAATATCCTGAATACCAGCTGCTTCAATTATTGCTCTCACAGGACCACCGGCAATAACACCAGTTCCAGGAGAGGCTGGACGTAAAAAGACTTTTGCACCTCCATGAACACCGGTTACAGCGTGCGGTATTGTCTCATTTCTGATTTTAATTTTATGCATATCATTTTTAGCCTTGGTAACTGCCTTTCTAATTGCATCTGAAACATCTTTTGCTTTCCCATAACCAATACCAACATTTCCCTTTCTGTCACCAACAGCTACCATTGCACTAAAACCAAATCTTCTTCCACCTTTTACCACCTTACTAACTCGGTTTACAAAAATTACGCTCTCCTTAAACTCTTGCTCCTCAGTAATCATCTTTTGCACTAACTCATCTCCTCTCTCTTTCAATCAAAATATAACAAATTATTAAAATAACAAATAACACTTTATATTATAGACAGCTTTATGTTAAAGTTTAATTTGATTAGCCAATGCTTTTACTCTACCATGATATAAATAACCATTTCGATCAAAGACAATTTTCTTTATTCCTTTTTCTTTTAATCTGTTGTTAAATATTTTTCCAGTAATTTCTGCTGCTTTAATATTTCCGCTATATCTAACTTCCTTTTTTACTTCAGTATCTAAAGTAGATATAGAAACAATGGTTCTACTATCTTCATCATCTATAGCTTGTACATAAATATGTTTAGCACTTCGAAAAACTGATAATCTGGGTTTTTCGGAAGTTCCATATACATTTTTTCTAATGCCTTTTTTTCTTCTTAGCCGAGCATTTCTTTTCTTATTTTCCATTATAAAAAGCACTCCTTTTCTATCTTTGCACTAATTCATTAATCTATAATTATTATTTGCTACCTACAGTTGCTCCTGCCTTTCCAACTTTTCTTCTAATGTGTTCATCAAGGTATCTAATTCCTTTACCTTTATATGGTTCTGGTTTTTTTAAGCTTCTTATCTCAGAAGCTATCTTTCCAACAAGTTGTTTGTCAGCGCCTTTTATTTTAATAGTTTTCTGTTTATCAACAATAAACTCTATTCCAACAGGAGCTTTAACTTTTATTGGATGTGAGTATCCTAAATTTAATTCTAAATCCTTCCCTTTTATATCAGCTCGATATCCTACACCATTTATTTCCAATATCTTTTCAAACCCAACATTCACACCTTTAACCATATTAAATATCATATTTCTAGTTAATCCATGTAGAGAACGATTGAGTCTTAAATCACTTAATCGCTCAACTATTATTTTATGATCTTCAATTTTTACCTTTATGCCAGGAGGTATTTGATGAAATAATTCCTGATTGTCTTTATTAACTTTTATTGTTCTGTTATCAACTTCTACCGAAACACCTTCAGGTATTACAATAGGTAATTTACCAATTCTTGACATAAAATCCTCCTTATCCAAGAATCCAGCTTAATTAACTTTAAAATTAGTATTACTTAATATTAATTTTAAACCATAAGATTTTTTGATAGGTTTAATCTCTTTACCAAATATAACACAAGACCTCTCCACCAAAATGACGTTTTTTAGCTTCTCTTCCAGTCATAATACCTTTAGACGTAGACAGAATGCTCACTCCTAGTCCACCTAAAACTTCAGGAACATCATCTTTGTTTACATAAACCCTTAAACCAGGTTTACTGATTCTTTTTAGATTAGTAATAATTCTTTGCTTACCAGAGTATTTTAATAAAACAATAATAATACCCTGTTTATTATCTTCTTTGTAATAAAAATCTAAAATGTAGCCTTCTTCTTTTAAAA
Protein-coding sequences here:
- the rpsM gene encoding 30S ribosomal protein S13, with amino-acid sequence MARISGVDLPKNKNIETALTYIYGIGFTLSRKILAEAGVNNQTKVKDLKDDEIAKIRDVIGKNIKVEGELRSQQTADIKRLMEIGSYRGLRHKKGLPVRGQRTSTNARTRKGPRKTVGVKRSKK
- the rpmJ gene encoding 50S ribosomal protein L36 — translated: MKVRASVKKICEKCKLIRRNGKIMVICNNPKHKQKQGK
- the infA gene encoding translation initiation factor IF-1; translation: MGKEKYVEMKGRVTQALPNATFKVELENGCEILAHISGKIRMNFIRILPGDKVKVEISPYDLSRGRIVYRL
- the map gene encoding type I methionyl aminopeptidase, with the translated sequence MVIIKTNKEIEEIKKSCQLTANTLKYVANRIKPGLKTIQLDQMAETFIKKHGGIPSFKGYGPKGQEFPSSICISINDEIVHGIPGDKILKEGDIVSIDIGTNLHGYFGDIAATFGVGEISNVAKNLIKTTKDCLSAGIKQAIKGNFIGDISYTIQLIAEKNGFSVVREYVGHGVGLKVHEDPQIPNYGKAKTGLKLEKGMVIAIEPMLNQGDYRTICNSDGWTVKTADGSLSAHFEHTIVIYEEGNDILTNLN
- a CDS encoding adenylate kinase, which translates into the protein MIIILLGPPGAGKGTIASEINKRVAIPIIATGDILRNAIEQKSNLGKKVKNYVISGKLVPDEYVIKIVEDRIKADDCEKGFIFDGFPRTIKQANKLDLVFRRLGISIDQVFYFQTSYHTIINRLAGRRVCIKCGTIYNLNYDPPDITDICNKCGGKLIQRNDDKEETIKNRLEIYNQETFPLVSYYQEKDILTRINADQDVEDRFKDLWNRLIKLDVVAGNSE
- the secY gene encoding preprotein translocase subunit SecY produces the protein MLDQLRSLFKIPDLKSRLLFTMAMLIVVRLGSHIPLPGIDKQALASLFAQGGILGFFDLFAGGALSRFSLFALGIMPYINASIIMSLLQSVVPLFEQWSKEGEEGRNKINRITRYGTVLLGLIQAVGISAWLESLQVLMITGMLFRILIVFSLTAGTCFLMWLGEQISDYGIGNGISIIIFTGIVARIPTEIIQTWSLVRVGEVGIISIIGLLVVVVLVIAGVVAIQLGQRRIPVQYAKRVIGRRLYGGQGTHIPLRVNQAGVIPIIFASAILIFPGTIAQFFQKSAFMQKVAQALSPGTSLYLSLYAILIIVFTFFYTAITFNPQNLSDNMKKYGGFIPGRRPGKATAMYIDNIMTRITLSGAIFLAIIAILPNILIEVTGITTIYFGGTSVLIMVGVALEVVQQIESHMLMRHYEGFIKK
- the rplO gene encoding 50S ribosomal protein L15 yields the protein MEIHELKPNAGSVKSKKRIGRGNSSGHGTTAGRGTKGQHSRSGSKRRWYFEGGQMPLSRRVPKRGFRNVFAKKYAIINTEQLNKFNDGEIITPERLILDGMVKKVRNGIKILSKGEIKKNLIVKAHKFSKEAINKIEAAGGKVEVI
- the rpsE gene encoding 30S ribosomal protein S5, with product MITEEQEFKESVIFVNRVSKVVKGGRRFGFSAMVAVGDRKGNVGIGYGKAKDVSDAIRKAVTKAKNDMHKIKIRNETIPHAVTGVHGGAKVFLRPASPGTGVIAGGPVRAIIEAAGIQDILTKSLGSDNNLNVVKATMNALLSLKNAREVAKLRGIPVEKIFS
- the rplR gene encoding 50S ribosomal protein L18, which translates into the protein MENKKRNARLRRKKGIRKNVYGTSEKPRLSVFRSAKHIYVQAIDDEDSRTIVSISTLDTEVKKEVRYSGNIKAAEITGKIFNNRLKEKGIKKIVFDRNGYLYHGRVKALANQIKL
- the rplF gene encoding 50S ribosomal protein L6 translates to MSRIGKLPIVIPEGVSVEVDNRTIKVNKDNQELFHQIPPGIKVKIEDHKIIVERLSDLRLNRSLHGLTRNMIFNMVKGVNVGFEKILEINGVGYRADIKGKDLELNLGYSHPIKVKAPVGIEFIVDKQKTIKIKGADKQLVGKIASEIRSLKKPEPYKGKGIRYLDEHIRRKVGKAGATVGSK
- the rpsH gene encoding 30S ribosomal protein S8, with the protein product MGVVSDPIADIITRIRNANRAKLEKIEIPSSKIKLDIARILKEEGYILDFYYKEDNKQGIIIVLLKYSGKQRIITNLKRISKPGLRVYVNKDDVPEVLGGLGVSILSTSKGIMTGREAKKRHFGGEVLCYIW